The proteins below come from a single Limosilactobacillus reuteri genomic window:
- the citE gene encoding citrate (pro-3S)-lyase subunit beta: MEERLRRTMMFVPGNNAGMVKDAGIYGADSIMFDLEDSVSMAEKDAARMLVYQALQTQDYGDSELVVRVNGIDTPFFKNDVFAMVKAGIQVVRLPKVESAQMMLDLVKVVEEAENKFGIKPGTTHVMAAIESAKGVLNAPEIAASTDRMIGLALSAEDYTTDMKTHRYPDGAELEFARNMILHAARAAGIAAFDTVFTNMNDVEGFKRETEHIHELGFDGKSLVNPRQIDWVNKIYEPTKKEIENALDVEAAIEEAHQKGSGVISMNGQMVDRPVVLRAQRVIRLAKASNLINEEGEYIEK, encoded by the coding sequence ATGGAAGAACGTTTACGTCGGACAATGATGTTTGTTCCAGGTAACAATGCCGGAATGGTAAAGGATGCTGGTATTTACGGTGCCGACTCCATTATGTTTGACTTGGAAGATTCAGTTTCAATGGCAGAAAAAGATGCTGCCCGGATGTTAGTTTATCAAGCTCTTCAAACACAAGATTATGGTGATTCAGAATTAGTTGTTCGTGTTAATGGAATTGATACACCATTTTTTAAGAATGATGTTTTCGCAATGGTAAAAGCTGGTATTCAAGTTGTTCGTTTGCCAAAAGTAGAATCAGCTCAAATGATGCTAGATCTTGTAAAAGTAGTAGAAGAAGCTGAAAACAAATTTGGTATTAAGCCAGGGACAACGCATGTTATGGCAGCTATTGAAAGTGCTAAGGGAGTACTTAATGCACCAGAAATTGCTGCAAGTACTGACCGGATGATTGGTTTGGCACTTTCTGCTGAAGACTATACGACTGATATGAAGACTCATCGTTACCCAGATGGAGCAGAACTTGAGTTTGCTCGAAACATGATTCTTCATGCAGCACGTGCCGCTGGTATTGCAGCCTTTGATACTGTCTTTACTAATATGAATGATGTAGAAGGCTTTAAACGTGAAACTGAACACATTCATGAATTAGGATTTGACGGTAAATCTCTTGTTAACCCTCGTCAAATTGATTGGGTAAATAAGATTTATGAACCAACCAAGAAAGAAATTGAAAATGCATTGGACGTTGAAGCTGCAATTGAAGAAGCACACCAAAAGGGTTCAGGTGTTATCTCAATGAACGGTCAAATGGTTGACCGCCCAGTTGTATTACGTGCACAACGGGTAATTCGTTTAGCAAAGGCTTCTAACTTGATCAATGAGGAGGGCGAATACATTGAAAAATAA
- the citD gene encoding citrate lyase acyl carrier protein, whose translation MDIKKTALAGTLESSDIQITLSQGNNGINIDLDSSVEELYGNQIRKVITDTLTAYGIDNANVKAVDKGALDCVIKARTMAAAQRALDTADQPDWEVF comes from the coding sequence ATGGATATTAAGAAGACTGCATTAGCAGGAACTTTGGAATCTTCCGATATTCAAATTACTTTGAGCCAAGGTAATAATGGTATCAACATTGACTTAGATTCCTCTGTGGAAGAACTTTATGGTAATCAAATTCGTAAGGTGATTACTGATACTTTAACTGCTTATGGAATTGATAATGCCAATGTTAAAGCTGTGGATAAAGGAGCTTTAGATTGTGTAATTAAAGCACGGACAATGGCTGCTGCTCAACGTGCTCTTGATACAGCAGATCAACCAGACTGGGAGGTATTTTAA
- the citC gene encoding [citrate (pro-3S)-lyase] ligase yields MEVREINIHLKRNLTKWQKFLRFNGIEVFSEKETSSIDKTFVWEENGEILATGSIAGNVLKYIAICSKVQGHGETFNSLVSKLENEAAMMGRFHLFVFTKPQYSQSFQYVGFHELAKVEQGTVLESGTPDIHDYISSLPHFNDQERNKIAGIVMNANPFTNGHRYLVETASKENDHVYVFVVSEDVSIFSFSERFKLVKAGVADLPNVIVVPGKEYMVSYATFPAYFLKDDQNVGRFQASLDATLFKEQIAKPLNITSRYLGNEPYSKTTNIYNEELNRVLPPDVEVKIIDRKKNKDQDIISATKVRAAIANDNIELVKKYVPDTTLEFIKNNWSELQTRIKEGSIK; encoded by the coding sequence ATGGAAGTTCGTGAAATTAACATTCATTTAAAACGCAATTTGACCAAGTGGCAAAAGTTCTTGCGGTTCAATGGAATTGAAGTTTTTTCTGAAAAAGAAACATCTTCTATTGATAAGACTTTTGTATGGGAAGAAAATGGTGAGATTTTAGCAACTGGATCAATTGCTGGTAATGTATTGAAGTATATTGCAATTTGTTCAAAAGTTCAGGGACATGGTGAAACATTTAACAGTTTGGTTAGTAAATTAGAAAACGAAGCTGCAATGATGGGGCGCTTTCATTTGTTTGTTTTTACGAAACCACAATATAGTCAAAGTTTCCAGTATGTTGGATTTCATGAATTAGCAAAAGTAGAACAAGGAACTGTATTAGAAAGTGGAACCCCTGATATTCATGACTATATTTCGTCTTTGCCACACTTTAACGATCAAGAAAGAAACAAGATCGCGGGAATTGTTATGAACGCTAATCCTTTTACAAACGGACATCGTTACCTAGTTGAAACTGCTAGTAAAGAAAATGATCATGTGTATGTTTTCGTTGTTAGTGAAGATGTTTCTATTTTTTCATTTTCTGAACGCTTTAAATTAGTTAAAGCTGGAGTGGCTGATTTACCAAATGTTATAGTAGTACCAGGTAAGGAATACATGGTTAGTTATGCTACGTTTCCAGCATACTTTTTAAAAGATGATCAAAATGTTGGAAGATTTCAAGCTTCCTTGGATGCAACCCTTTTTAAGGAACAAATTGCAAAACCACTTAATATAACATCTCGATATCTTGGGAATGAACCATATTCCAAAACAACAAATATATATAATGAAGAGTTAAATAGGGTTCTACCACCTGATGTTGAAGTAAAGATTATTGATCGAAAGAAAAACAAGGATCAGGATATTATTTCAGCAACGAAGGTACGAGCAGCAATTGCTAATGATAATATTGAGTTAGTAAAAAAGTATGTTCCAGATACAACGCTCGAATTTATTAAAAACAACTGGTCTGAGCTTCAAACTCGGATAAAGGAAGGAAGTATTAAATAA
- a CDS encoding NADP-dependent malic enzyme: MEDKEILSMHAKNQGVLNIAPQFEVKNRKELGEAYTPGVAIISKLIERYPELKDKYTLSGKLVALVTDGSAVLGLGNIGPAGGLPVVEGKALLYKDLANVNALPLTVEQVPVNEFVATLKNMQESFAGFHLEDIKAPRCFEIEEKLSKVVNIPVYHDDQEGTAIVVLAGLINAARVVKKNLKDLKVIINGVGASGVATARLLFAAGIKNITFVDIDGPVHVDSQNYNHYQTDLVKQSADQTPYKNLSEAVKDRDVFIGLSDADVLTSEQVKTMAKNPIIFALANPKPEIDPQIAKDADAAVMATGSSQYPNQVNNILVFPGLYKGLLSADLNKVDFGLEKAIASALANMISNPTAEKIVPGVFDDGVVNTVAKAVQHYASQKNND, translated from the coding sequence ATGGAAGATAAAGAAATACTCTCAATGCATGCTAAGAACCAAGGAGTACTTAATATTGCACCTCAATTTGAAGTGAAAAATCGAAAAGAATTAGGTGAAGCGTATACTCCAGGAGTTGCGATAATCTCTAAGCTTATAGAACGTTATCCCGAACTAAAGGATAAATATACTCTTAGTGGAAAACTTGTAGCATTAGTAACAGATGGCTCTGCTGTTTTGGGATTAGGAAACATTGGCCCAGCCGGTGGTCTTCCAGTTGTTGAGGGGAAAGCATTACTTTATAAGGATTTGGCTAATGTTAATGCACTACCTTTAACTGTTGAGCAAGTTCCTGTTAATGAATTTGTAGCAACATTAAAGAATATGCAGGAATCTTTTGCGGGTTTTCATTTAGAAGATATTAAAGCACCTCGTTGTTTTGAAATCGAAGAGAAATTGTCTAAAGTAGTTAATATTCCAGTTTATCATGATGATCAAGAAGGAACAGCAATTGTTGTTTTGGCTGGATTAATTAATGCTGCTAGAGTAGTAAAGAAAAATCTGAAAGATTTGAAAGTCATAATTAATGGAGTTGGAGCGTCAGGAGTTGCAACAGCTCGATTACTTTTTGCGGCAGGTATTAAAAATATTACATTTGTTGATATTGATGGGCCAGTGCATGTTGATAGTCAAAATTATAATCATTATCAAACAGATTTAGTAAAACAAAGTGCTGATCAAACTCCTTATAAGAATTTAAGTGAAGCGGTAAAGGATCGGGATGTTTTTATCGGTCTTTCTGATGCAGATGTTTTAACAAGTGAACAAGTAAAGACAATGGCTAAGAATCCAATTATTTTTGCACTTGCAAATCCAAAGCCTGAGATTGATCCTCAAATTGCAAAAGATGCAGATGCAGCAGTAATGGCAACTGGCTCAAGTCAATATCCAAATCAAGTAAATAATATTTTGGTATTTCCCGGGTTATATAAAGGATTATTATCAGCTGATTTAAATAAAGTCGATTTTGGCCTTGAAAAAGCAATTGCTTCTGCATTAGCAAATATGATTTCTAATCCAACAGCTGAAAAAATTGTTCCTGGAGTATTTGATGATGGTGTAGTAAATACAGTAGCTAAAGCTGTTCAACATTATGCAAGTCAAAAGAATAACGATTAG